The Brachypodium distachyon strain Bd21 chromosome 4, Brachypodium_distachyon_v3.0, whole genome shotgun sequence nucleotide sequence GTTTACAATGCTTAAAGAATGGAATCCAGTCCTGTACCGTGCCTGAAATAGATTGTGCCATCAAAGGTTGCAACACAATCTATTCAGCACCAGTTAATAAAATTAACGCTGCCAAACAGACAGCGCCATCAAATTATGGTGGTCTCCCATTGTCTAACTCGTCCATATTTTCAGCTCCTTCGCGGTATGTAATTTTCCGAACGTAACCTACAAAATTAATAAGTTGCCCATCCAACAGACATAAAAAGAAGTCAGCACATAAATTTCTGCCAGGAGGAATAAACAGTGCATAGGTAGCAAAAAAGCACCATGGCATGGATGAGATGTCAAGATCTCTATTTTTACATAAGAAGTTAACACACACAAGCTCTACTGGGAAATCTGATTAGCCCAAACTATTTACTGTTCCATGACAAACAAAGCCTACATAATTTGGCAGCATCAACCAATCCACTCATCCACTGGCCGGAGGGATTACAATTATGTGTCACCAAAGACACACCTTCATGTACACAAATCTCATCAGGGGAGTTTTGCTTGCTATAAGTTAATATGATGCCCTTATAATTAGGTCTAACAACTGGTGCATGTTCAAGCTTCCACTGAAAGAACCAGTCACCTTAACCTGATGGCATATCGAAGCAATTTGGTTTGGATTAAGATTCTCCGTACCCTATGTTTCGAAGAATCCAATTTCATAATATTTTGTACTTTTAGGCCCTGCTCCGAATGTTATATTTCAACTTTGGACCTCccacaaaaaatacaacatTCCAGTCAGGGCGCTAGTGTTTTGCCCCTTTTCCAACATTTTCTCATATAGCCGATAGCATAGAGAAACGTAATCTCCAATACACTGCTTTGGTTGGTTGGACTCAAAAGTGTGGGAATATGGTTTGTATGGAGCAATTTGGTCCAGCCTAAGTAGGACCATCTGGCATCTGCCATTTCATTCGCTTGGTGGGGAAGCACTGAGAATGAACTGAAGGTAGCTTTTCATCTAAGTAGGACCATCTGCCATTTCATACAAGACATTCATATGCCATTTCAAGGTCGGAGATAATTGGCATGGACTCAACCACAGCCTTGGAAATTTCCATGCTGGGTGAGACTGCTAGCTTAGATTCAGACAGCTGGTTGAGCAAACAGTCAAATCTGAAGGTAGCTTTTCATCTAATCATTTTATGGAGGTTCTAGTTATACCCATATATACACTCCCTGCTTTCAAATCTGTTACTTCGCCAGGCTTCCATCAActtatcttttgttttttctggcCCATGCTAGGTTTCGACTTTTGAGAAAagtaatacggagtatatccAAAAGAAATATATTGGGGTTGTGTTTGATAACATGCATCATCTTTTGATATTTGACATGATAGAGGCATAACTGAGAGGGGCAAGGGGGGCTATGCAAGTAGGTTATGGGTACAAAGAAGAGGGGGATGAGGTATGCAAGAAATATTTCCAGATTTTGTCTGTGTTGATTAATTTCTTTATAAGATGGTGCAGGGACCACTGAATCAAGTGTAGGAAGTTTTACTTTGTTGTTAGAATGTCCGGAAAGATTTCTCTATAGTACTTGTAGAACAATGGTATCTGcttttattactccctccatttcaatATGGAGTCTATTTCAAAAACTGGTTCATTGAGGCAATCCAGAGTCAATACTCAAGAGGCAGTCAATGCAGTACTTTCGCTCTTAACCCTACGTTCATGCTTTAGAAGTTGTCAAGTGGTTGTCGGATGTCATTTATTAGGGGCATACATGGCCATTTCTCATTAACTATATCTGAGATTTAGTGTTAATTTCATCTGTGGGCATGGTCGGCTAATGACAGATATAGTAAACAGAGAGAGCTATATGACAGGATGCCCCTAGACCATGTCTCCCTATCAAAACAGTCTACGGTTGCTCTTTTGTTGGAATATTTTTATACCGTTGGTATGAGTGATATGGCCACACATGGTTAAATTCAAACAAGATAGCTTAGATCCAGCTATTCCAAAATAGGCATGAAAGACAAAAACATCGGATTCTAGGTTAACAGAAGTCCCAGATGTTCTATTGTGGTTCATTCACAACATGTAGAGCCACACAACTGTAGCACCGTATGTACAACTAGTTAATGCAGGACCTCATCTCGCCCAAAATCATTCAGCTTCGTGAGGAGTACATTGTATATCATGCACCAATTATTGGAGTATCATAAGTTTTTTCAAGAACCCTCTGGAGCACCACAAAATCTATTAACTACGCTTCAATTGCCAAGGTACTTGAAAAGGGAAATGTGCATGGAGAGTTGGAGACCCAGTTCTAAATGTGAGGTTTTTTCACATTGCTTTTATATGGACGATTGCCACGAATCTGTTGCCATTGTCATATCAGAAATACTTATAATATTGCTTCTGCAACTTAAAAACAAGCATGGAGGTCCAAGGGGTAAATAATCATTCTAAAGAAAGGATTCATCACAACAACATCACACCGAGTCACAAATCGCAAGCCTTGATTCATGCTAAATCCTTCCAACATCGCAAGATCTGCATAGCGTTGCTACATCTCCCTCATTTCCCTAGTCTACTCCTAACAATCAGAATAAAGCAGTGTAATGAAATTAAGACTAAAAAGAATCTCACCAATGCCAGAGCATGGCACACATGTGCAGATGGtctccctccccttcttcctgaAGTAGCTCACCAGTCCCGTCCCCTGGCAGCTCCGGCACTTGCCCGTCCATTCGTACGAAACAATCTTGCAATCCTTCAATCCAaaggcacacacacacaaacacgATTAAATTGGCACAGAATCCCAGCTCACCAGAAAATACTCCATTGCGGGCCACCCACATCGATCTTCACGTCGCAGCTGAGGCGGCGGTCGAGCTCCTCCCGTGACATCGGCTCAGTTCCCGGAATAGTCAAGGGTATCGGGAGCGGCTCCACGTCGTCGACCAGGTAGCTCTCCTTGTCCCCGGACCACCGTTCCCACCACCTCCTCTTACTttcccccttcttcttgtcctcgGAGCCCTCCTTGGCCTTGACGCGCACGCCCGGGTCGCGCGCCGCGACGCGCCCGCCGGAGGTGGAGGGGTCGGAATCAGTCGGGCGGTGGGGGCGGAACCATTCCTGCGGCGAGGCCGCGCCGGTGGTGTTGGCAgccgccggcggcgtggggtgggggcgccggtggcggccgGGGGGCGGGAGGGAGGGGTTGGAGCGCAAGGAGAGGAGCGGGGCGGGGTTTGGAGGATTCATGGGTGTGAGGATAGGGTTTGCGTATGGGAAAAGGAGGTCATCGCCGGCGACGAGAGTGGAGTGGTCGTCGCGGGGGAAGTAACGATGTGGCGACGCCGAGGAGCGCGAGGAAAGAATGAGGGGGATAGGTAGGTGGAGGCGAGGCGAGAGAGATATCGTTCGTACGTAATGGGTCGCGGCCGGTGGGGCAACGGGCTGGCTTACGGACAACCTTGGAAGAAACCCAGGCTTTCCACGGCCTGCAATCGAACCGTTTCAGAATTTGTGTTGAACTACTATGCGGTCACAGCCCACCGAGCCAACCTGACACGAACGTGGTGAACGTGTAGccacgttttttttctttttgaaaggGATACTCCCTAGTACTCTCTCCCGTTTCatgttaagtgactttttattacatgtatctaaacgttttttagatatagatacatccatatttgaacaaatttgagtcacttgtgACGAAGGGAATATCTATGATGAGATGCAACAATAATATATCTCTTCTTTAATTATGACGTCACATTGGATTTTTGCCTACGCGGCGGGGTTAAAAGATGACATCAAGGCGGAGCATTGGGAGAGGCGGAACCAAATTTCATCAAATTTCTCCTTTGGAACAGTGTTAACGCTTCATTAAATCGGACTAGTTAGCGGAGCCTAGCCCCTGCGCGCCCCTAGCTCCGCTCCTGATTAATCAGAGCAGTACAAAAGTGatgatttttccaaaaaaaatatcgacatgagattttgttttgaataTCTCGTAGAGAGGAACACAATGAAAATTGCTCGTAATTTGGACTTCCGTTCCAAATGATAGTGCACTTTGAATTACTccttctgatcctaaatttttgacttaaatttgaccaaatatgaatgtatttattcttaaaaagtgtttacatacatgtaatatttcgacaacaatttaggatcggagggagtattatttttgttgacaCCTCTGTCCTTTTGATGATCTGAGAATTGAGATCTATGGAAGAGAGTATATCAATGTCATATTTCCTTAGAGAATTAGCAGGAGAAGCCTGAGAGGACTGCTCGCTGCCACAACGGCGAGACACACCAGTTTCCATCGGCGACTAGCGTAGCGTCGTACCAAGAAAAAGGTAAGGCGTCAACTAAAAAGGAAGGGACCGAGTACGCACACAGCGGGCTCGATGGACGTACGATGGTAGTAGTACGCCCACCAGCTAGCTGCTTGTTTCCACTCGCGTACGTGCAGAGTGCCCTTGCATTTTTCATGTTAACATTACTAGCACTACTAATTTGTATGGTACTCCGTATCGATCATTTTGGtgcttgtgcctgcaacagcTAGTTTTCGTGTTCCACGCGATGGGACGGTCGACCGAATGGCTTCCTGgagatttgtttttgtttttcctttctgttTTTGTACCTGATGGGCGTGGCTTTCGTCTCTTCTTTGAGATATGATGATACACCCGCGGTGTGGTGCattctagaaagaaaaaagggtaaagaaaaaactgtacagtactccctccatccacaAATAAATGTACTTTGTTGAAAAAAGTAGCAACACGTATGATATCAAATTCATATGTTATGAAACTACATTTCAAACAGGTCATAATGATACTAATTTGGTGTCATAAATGTTGTTGTATTTTCCAATAAAATTGCTCAAACTTTAATATCTTTGACTCAGAACAGACCCAAAAgcacacttatttgtggacagATGGAGTATATATGAGAGAATTTTCAATGCTCCAAAACCCTTAGGTGCTACCGTGCTACCAACGCACGGTAACACTCCTAAAAAGTTTTTAAAAATTTCGAAACAAATTGAGTGGGTTCATAAAATATGTGTCTACAACCTTGCAAACTTTCAAACccaaattcattatatgcgtagagaaacaaaaaagacaaaaacacaaaagacaaaaattCCTAATGTAAATAGGTCGCAAGAAGACAAAAACACAGAAGGTAAAATTCCTGACACTATTCATGATtccatttgtcttttttgtttttctatgcATACAATGAGTTTGGGTTGAAACTTTGCAAGATGATAGACACACATCTTATGAATCCACTCAATTTATGTAgaaatttttttaaacattttAAGGGTGCTGCCGTGCTAACGTAGCACCTAGTATGGCAGCACCTAAGGGGTTGGGGGCACCAAATATTCCCTCGAGTATATATGTATGGTGAGTGCATGGTGGGCTGCTGGGATCTACTCCACTAATGATTTGTCTCAAGATTAAGCTTTGAGTTGCTATCTGGCTTATCAGGATTTGTCTGGAAATCAAGTAGCGTGTCTCAAACGGCCCGAGACTTGCTGAACGACATCAACTACTGGTCAAGAAAACCGGCTGCTGTTTACACTGCTGCTCAAACCTCCAAATGATACACTCTAACACTTCCCCCCAAGAGGAAATTTCCGTAATCAGCCACGAATTAATAAGCTTCCGCAGGAGTCAAGCTTCGAAAAGATATGCATACTTGTAGTACTACTGATGTTTCTTGATCGAGTGAGAGACGTACGCGCGCGCATGGCGATTGATCGGTCGATTTATAGTACACTAGCCTGCGTGCAGGTGCACCGTGCACGGCGGCCCGGGCGGGCCGCGGGCGTCAGCTACTTGGCCTGCTGCAGTTCGGTGGGAGTTCTTGCAGTGTGCGATGGCGGCCTGGATGGCGCTCTGGAGCTCCTCCATCGTGCTCTCCTCGGACGACGTCGACACCTTCACGGACCCGCCGCCGACGGACAGGTGCCCGCTGTTCACGGGAGACGCGCGCAGCGACGCCGGCGCGGACGACAgctgcccgccgcgccgctgctgcctcctccacctctccCGCTGATCCCTCGTGCAGGCGGCGCCCCCCACCGTCCCACTCCCTGGGACTGAGAATGAGTGcggcctccggcgccgccgctgctcccgccTGTGCCTCTCGCCGTGCCTGGAGAAGGAAGCGAGCAGCTGCTCCACCAGGCACGCCATGTACTTCCTCACCCGCTGCCCCACGTTCCCCTTCCTCGGTTTGTCGTCCTCGGCCTTGCCGGTGCCGGCCGTGTGATCTCTGCTGCTTCTCTCGCCTGATGATCTCCACGCGCTGCCGAGGCCGATGCcggagaagaaaggagaggCCTTGTTCTTGGCCCTGTCCTTGTCGtcgctgcttctgctgctactgctgccgTGGGTCGTTGTGGACGTCCGATGGTGGTTTGCTTTGGCGTAGTTGTTGTGGCTGAGGTCGCTGCCGACGCGGCCGAGGGGAGGTGGTGGCGTCCGGGACATGTCACCGACGACCGGAAACGGGAGGTGCACGTGGAAaggcggaggcgaggaaggGAGCGGAGGGGAaagggagaaggagaaggagaaatcgtggggcggcgacggggggagcggcggcggtggtgggggAGGCAGAGGTATGATGGGTGGCTTCAACGACAGAGGAGGTGACTGTGGCCGTGGTGTGCCCATGGCTTTGGGTTGTGCTTGCGGCTTGCGCGCGTGTGGGTGGCAAGCTAGCAGGTTAGGTCGTCGACAGCTGTCGCTCCTGGTGCATGGCGCGCTCGAGAGACAGGTTAGGAACGGGGGGTGAAGCAGCAGTGAGTGCGAACTGCGGAGCAAGAAGTGAAGAAAGAAGTACGGCGAAGAGAAGAGCAAGCTGATAAAGCGAGAAATGGTACATTTAAGAGAAAGCTGCGCGTTAAAAGGGACCCGTTGACGGAAAATAGTGTACTAATCTAAAACGATGATCCAAGAAACAGTCAGCGCGGCCTCTTGAATGTCTGATTGTTGTTCAAATAGAAAAGATGAATCATATATCATTGATTTTAGGGGCAGATTCCTCCTAACATCGATGATGCTGTGTATCGCGGTTGGAGGTGGATAGCAAGACTAGTGTTTCCATGCTTTTCTGCCGATTAGGAAGGTTCCGCCATTTGAAGCTAGCGTAGTAGCGTGTCAACCCGGTACGTAAAACTGGCCACGTGGACAAATATATATACCAATATATATACCGCTTCGGATCGACGGAGGGATGTAAAGTGTCCGGCTTTCAAAGGTCGGGGACGTTAAATGTTCGAATGCTTTTTAGTGGACCAAAAAATCAAACTTTCTGATAAGTTGGGAGATGAAAAATGTATCTTTCTTATAGAAATATGATGTTCACTTTGTTAGTTAAACTTCAAGATGatgatattttttctataaattggttaaactttatttttattacttaggacaaagttacatcttatatttaaaagtatatgattt carries:
- the LOC100846859 gene encoding protein disulfide-isomerase SCO2, whose product is MNPPNPAPLLSLRSNPSLPPPGRHRRPHPTPPAAANTTGAASPQEWFRPHRPTDSDPSTSGGRVAARDPGVRVKAKEGSEDKKKGESKRRWWERWSGDKESYLVDDVEPLPIPLTIPGTEPMSREELDRRLSCDVKIDDCKIVSYEWTGKCRSCQGTGLVSYFRKKGRETICTCVPCSGIGYVRKITYREGAENMDELDNGRPP
- the LOC100830243 gene encoding probable BRI1 kinase inhibitor 1, which encodes MGTPRPQSPPLSLKPPIIPLPPPPPPPLPPSPPHDFSFSFSLSPPLPSSPPPFHVHLPFPVVGDMSRTPPPPLGRVGSDLSHNNYAKANHHRTSTTTHGSSSSRSSDDKDRAKNKASPFFSGIGLGSAWRSSGERSSRDHTAGTGKAEDDKPRKGNVGQRVRKYMACLVEQLLASFSRHGERHRREQRRRRRPHSFSVPGSGTVGGAACTRDQRERWRRQQRRGGQLSSAPASLRASPVNSGHLSVGGGSVKVSTSSEESTMEELQSAIQAAIAHCKNSHRTAAGQVADARGPPGPPCTVHLHAG